One segment of Polaribacter huanghezhanensis DNA contains the following:
- a CDS encoding 3-oxoacyl-ACP synthase III family protein — MMNSKITGTGCYVPTIIQGNETFLEHKFLNEDGSNFESSNEVIIEKFKSITGIEERRYATSNYSASDLAFFAAQKAIENSGVNPEELDYIILAHNFGDVKKPAGQSDILPSLATRVKHSLGIENPNCVAYDILFGCPGWIEGVIQAHAFIKAGMAKKALVIGAETLSRVVDKSDRDSMIFSDGAGACILEATEESKVGILSHATQTFSKEEAYYLYFGKSNAINSKDDEKYIKMEGRKIYEFALNHVPAAMKSALDKSGVHINDVKKVFIHQANEKMDEAIIKRFYRLFKQHVPDGIMPMNIHEFGNSSVATVPTLLDLVLNGQIENQEVHKGDVVIFASVGSGMNINAIVYQF, encoded by the coding sequence ATGATGAATTCGAAAATTACAGGAACTGGTTGTTACGTGCCAACAATTATCCAAGGAAATGAAACCTTTTTGGAACACAAATTTTTAAATGAAGATGGTTCTAACTTTGAAAGCAGTAATGAAGTAATTATAGAAAAATTTAAATCAATTACTGGAATCGAAGAAAGAAGATACGCTACTAGTAATTATTCAGCTTCAGATTTGGCTTTTTTTGCTGCCCAAAAAGCAATAGAAAATTCGGGTGTAAATCCAGAAGAATTAGATTATATTATTTTAGCACATAACTTTGGCGATGTAAAAAAACCAGCTGGGCAAAGTGATATATTACCAAGTTTAGCAACAAGAGTAAAACACAGTTTAGGAATTGAAAACCCTAATTGTGTTGCGTATGATATTTTATTTGGATGTCCAGGTTGGATCGAAGGTGTTATCCAGGCGCACGCATTTATAAAAGCCGGAATGGCTAAAAAAGCGTTGGTGATTGGTGCAGAAACTTTATCGAGAGTTGTTGATAAATCGGATAGAGATTCTATGATTTTTAGTGATGGAGCAGGAGCTTGTATTTTAGAAGCTACAGAAGAAAGCAAAGTCGGAATTTTAAGTCACGCTACACAAACATTTTCAAAAGAAGAAGCGTATTATTTGTACTTCGGAAAATCAAATGCAATAAATTCTAAGGATGATGAAAAATACATCAAGATGGAAGGACGTAAGATTTACGAATTTGCATTAAATCATGTGCCAGCAGCAATGAAATCTGCTTTAGATAAAAGCGGAGTTCATATTAATGATGTGAAAAAAGTGTTCATTCATCAAGCAAATGAAAAAATGGATGAAGCAATTATCAAGCGATTTTATAGATTGTTTAAGCAGCACGTTCCAGATGGAATAATGCCAATGAATATTCATGAGTTTGGCAATAGTTCTGTTGCTACAGTTCCTACTTTATTAGATTTAGTTTTAAACGGGCAAATTGAAAATCAAGAAGTTCATAAAGGCGATGTCGTAATTTTTGCGTCTGTAGGTTCGGGAATGAATATCAATGCAATTGTGTATCAGTTTTAA
- the guaA gene encoding glutamine-hydrolyzing GMP synthase, with the protein MQQHNVLILDFGSQYTQLIARRVRELNIYCEIHPYNNPPKDLSNFKAVILSGSPFSVRSENPLHPDLSEIRGEKPLLAVCYGAQYLAHFSGGLVGQSNTREYGRAHLSFVKEDELFFENISKGSQVWMSHSDTIKELPTNGLRLASTNDVENAAYKIKGEQTFAIQFHPEVYHSTDGKQLLENFLVKIAGVEQTWTPDSFVESTVENIRAKVGTEKVVLGLSGGVDSTVAAVLLHKAIGENLHCIFVNNGLLRKNEFTDVLKQYEGMGLNVKGVDASDRFMDALKGLTDPEAKRKAIGNAFIEVFDAEANQIEDAKWLAQGTIYPDVIESVSVNGGPSATIKSHHNVGGLPDFMKLKIVEPLRMIFKDEVRRVGASMGIDTALLGRHPFPGPGLGIRILGDITKEKVRILQEVDAIFIDGLKESGLYNSVWQAGAMLLPVNSVGVMGDERTYEKVVALRAVESTDGMTADWVNLPYEFLQKTSNDIINKVKGVNRVVYDISSKPPATIEWE; encoded by the coding sequence ATGCAACAACACAACGTACTTATCTTAGATTTCGGTTCGCAATACACGCAGCTTATTGCGCGTAGAGTTAGAGAATTAAACATTTATTGTGAAATTCATCCGTACAACAATCCACCAAAAGACTTATCAAACTTTAAAGCAGTTATCCTTTCTGGGAGTCCATTTTCTGTTCGTTCAGAGAATCCACTACATCCAGATTTATCAGAAATTAGAGGGGAAAAACCTTTGTTAGCAGTGTGTTATGGCGCACAATATTTAGCACATTTTTCTGGCGGATTGGTTGGTCAATCGAACACAAGAGAATACGGAAGAGCTCATTTATCTTTTGTAAAAGAAGATGAGCTTTTCTTTGAAAATATTTCTAAAGGAAGCCAAGTTTGGATGAGCCATTCTGATACCATCAAAGAATTGCCAACAAACGGTTTGCGTTTGGCAAGCACAAATGATGTTGAAAATGCAGCGTATAAAATTAAAGGAGAACAAACCTTTGCAATTCAGTTTCATCCAGAAGTGTATCATTCTACAGACGGAAAACAATTGTTAGAAAATTTTTTAGTGAAAATTGCAGGAGTTGAACAAACGTGGACACCAGATTCTTTTGTAGAAAGTACCGTTGAAAATATTAGAGCAAAAGTTGGAACAGAAAAAGTAGTTTTAGGATTGTCTGGTGGTGTAGATTCTACCGTCGCAGCAGTTTTATTACACAAAGCAATTGGAGAAAACCTGCATTGTATTTTTGTAAATAATGGGTTGCTTCGTAAAAACGAATTCACCGATGTTTTAAAGCAATATGAAGGAATGGGCTTAAACGTAAAAGGTGTTGATGCATCAGATCGTTTTATGGACGCTTTAAAAGGATTGACAGATCCGGAAGCAAAAAGAAAAGCAATAGGAAATGCGTTTATAGAAGTTTTTGACGCGGAAGCAAATCAAATAGAGGATGCAAAATGGTTGGCGCAAGGAACAATTTATCCTGATGTGATAGAATCAGTTTCTGTAAATGGAGGTCCATCAGCAACGATAAAAAGTCATCATAATGTTGGCGGTTTGCCAGATTTTATGAAATTAAAAATTGTAGAGCCTTTGCGCATGATTTTTAAAGATGAGGTTCGTAGAGTTGGCGCATCAATGGGAATTGATACAGCATTATTAGGAAGACATCCTTTTCCTGGTCCAGGTTTGGGAATCCGAATTTTAGGAGATATTACAAAAGAAAAAGTACGAATTTTACAAGAAGTAGATGCTATTTTTATAGATGGATTAAAAGAAAGCGGTTTGTACAATAGCGTTTGGCAAGCAGGAGCAATGTTGTTGCCGGTAAATTCTGTTGGTGTTATGGGAGATGAAAGAACTTATGAAAAAGTTGTAGCTTTAAGAGCTGTAGAAAGTACAGACGGAATGACAGCAGATTGGGTAAATTTACCCTACGAATTTTTACAAAAAACATCTAACGATATCATTAATAAAGTAAAAGGTGTAAATAGAGTTGTGTACGATATTAGCTCTAAACCACCAGCAACAATTGAGTGGGAATAA
- a CDS encoding LysM peptidoglycan-binding domain-containing protein: MKHFKLLITLFVFTIAVSCGQQKKYITYKVKKGETMRIIAKKLDIATKDLLRLNPDVGRRPKPDTEIFIPSKNATKLLHKKNNSKDLVVKETIQKDTIKQLDDLDDLNEDFILHTVRKGDTFYSLTRYYNVLKSDLLALNPALSEGLKLGAILKIKERVEGEKIDVIYKDTITDNAVLKVALLLPFRATVFDTVSSQDIFKNRALPNIVTDFYLGAELAIDSLRYQGIQIDFSVFDTEDRNTKINDIITDNSLEDKDVIIGSIYSDETIKLANSVKAPLVFPIFSKAQTSFRSSRIVKTSPDKNLYKEKLLSYISKEYKNENIIIVGDSTTASITEITQIANILKQHDSIKEVHQIVPHYGYIAQERFLEMMKPDSTQVTNWVIIATNNDVIASDAINSLISFPDPPKPEKPKNGEEPEEPQEKINYKVKLFGFDKYDYVAYNKLAQLGFVYVTDSYVDESSLAARVFNNQYLRKNKALPSYYATRGFDVTYDVIMRLASGKDLYDTFKDGVSYRVESKFDFSKRLFGISQNRGLFLLEFQPDLSLKRIE; this comes from the coding sequence ATGAAGCATTTTAAATTATTAATAACCCTTTTTGTTTTTACGATTGCAGTTTCTTGTGGGCAGCAAAAAAAATACATTACGTATAAAGTAAAGAAAGGAGAAACCATGCGGATTATCGCTAAAAAGTTAGATATTGCTACTAAAGATTTGTTACGCTTAAATCCGGATGTTGGTAGAAGACCAAAACCAGATACAGAAATTTTTATTCCGAGTAAAAACGCCACGAAACTGTTACACAAAAAAAACAATTCGAAAGATCTTGTTGTAAAAGAGACCATCCAAAAAGACACCATAAAACAACTAGATGACTTAGATGATTTAAATGAAGATTTTATCCTACATACCGTTCGTAAAGGCGATACTTTTTACAGTTTAACCAGATATTACAATGTATTAAAATCAGATTTATTGGCGTTAAATCCAGCCTTATCTGAAGGATTAAAACTCGGCGCAATTTTAAAGATTAAAGAACGCGTTGAAGGTGAAAAAATAGATGTAATTTACAAAGACACAATTACAGATAATGCTGTATTAAAAGTTGCTTTGTTGTTGCCTTTTAGAGCAACAGTTTTTGATACTGTTTCATCACAAGACATATTTAAAAATAGAGCCTTGCCAAATATTGTTACCGATTTTTATCTTGGAGCAGAACTGGCAATTGATTCATTAAGATATCAAGGAATTCAAATTGATTTTTCTGTTTTTGATACAGAAGATAGAAACACAAAAATAAACGATATTATTACAGATAATTCTTTAGAAGATAAAGATGTAATAATTGGTTCTATTTATTCTGATGAAACAATAAAATTAGCAAACAGCGTAAAAGCGCCGCTTGTTTTTCCTATTTTTTCTAAAGCACAAACTTCTTTTAGATCTTCTAGAATTGTAAAAACATCGCCAGATAAAAATTTGTATAAAGAGAAGTTGTTGTCATACATTTCTAAAGAATATAAGAATGAAAATATTATTATTGTTGGAGATTCTACAACAGCATCTATTACAGAAATAACTCAGATTGCAAATATTTTAAAACAGCACGATTCTATTAAAGAAGTTCATCAGATTGTTCCACATTATGGATACATCGCGCAAGAACGTTTTTTAGAAATGATGAAACCCGATTCTACACAAGTTACCAATTGGGTAATTATTGCAACAAATAATGATGTTATTGCTTCAGATGCAATCAATAGCTTAATCAGTTTTCCTGATCCACCAAAACCAGAAAAACCTAAAAATGGTGAAGAACCCGAAGAACCACAAGAAAAAATTAACTATAAAGTTAAATTATTTGGTTTTGATAAATACGATTATGTTGCTTACAACAAACTTGCGCAATTAGGATTTGTATATGTTACAGATTCTTATGTTGATGAAAGCTCTTTAGCGGCTCGGGTTTTTAACAATCAGTATTTGCGTAAGAATAAAGCATTGCCTTCTTATTACGCAACGCGTGGTTTTGATGTTACGTATGATGTAATTATGCGATTGGCGTCCGGAAAAGATTTGTATGACACCTTTAAAGACGGAGTTTCTTACCGAGTAGAAAGTAAATTCGACTTTAGCAAAAGACTGTTTGGGATATCACAAAACAGAGGCTTATTTTTGTTAGAATTTCAGCCAGATTTAAGTTTAAAAAGAATTGAGTAA
- a CDS encoding DUF2892 domain-containing protein: protein MFHKNFKLIIATLITAWSVYEFSQGHIMNGISILLLAGIFILLYFKNEFILLAFLQLRKQNFPGAQKWLNYIKNPSAALTKKQEGYYNFLHGIMLSQTNITQAERYLKKAVKLGLSMSHDLAMAKLQLAGIAMTKRRKREATMLMNEAKKLDKQGMLNDQIKMMKQQMKKI, encoded by the coding sequence ATGTTTCATAAAAATTTTAAATTAATAATTGCAACTTTAATTACTGCTTGGTCTGTGTACGAATTTTCGCAAGGACATATCATGAATGGAATTTCTATTTTATTACTAGCAGGAATTTTTATCCTTTTGTATTTTAAAAACGAATTTATTTTATTGGCGTTTTTACAATTGCGTAAACAAAATTTTCCTGGAGCACAAAAATGGCTGAACTACATTAAAAATCCGAGTGCAGCTTTAACTAAAAAACAAGAAGGATATTATAATTTTTTACACGGAATTATGTTATCGCAAACAAACATTACACAAGCAGAAAGATATTTAAAGAAAGCGGTGAAACTTGGATTATCTATGAGTCATGATTTGGCAATGGCAAAGCTACAATTAGCTGGAATTGCGATGACAAAAAGAAGAAAACGTGAAGCAACAATGCTTATGAACGAGGCTAAGAAATTAGACAAACAAGGCATGCTAAACGATCAAATAAAAATGATGAAACAACAGATGAAAAAAATCTAG
- the ccsA gene encoding cytochrome c biogenesis protein CcsA: MKKILNILYSTRLMAVLFFLFAASMGVATFIENDFGTQTSKALVYNTWWFEAIMVFFVINFFGNIFRYRLYKKEKWPVLLFHSAFLFILIGAGVTRYIGYEGLMIIKEGEVTNKFITEKTYLNVVIDDNNQQKPTIHQPILLSTWGKNNWGFSTKFRGQEVDFKLVDYIPWAEKKLIEDEKGDEYLFFVESSEGARHEHYIKKGTTQNIHNVLVGFDSKNNSTINFTTVDGELKMTSKEDGNWLRMADQAEGKIVKDSTATFKYLSLHHISGLQFVIPRPAEKGILKMVSGPKDDKKHDIIVIEVTTNNKTKRVELLGGQYNTQNSEQLSVDNLNFRMLYGSKTIETPFHVKLRDFQLEKYPGSESAASYASEVTVITKEETFDYRIFMNHILDYKGYKLFQSSYDNSKEVEETHLSVNHDFWGTLITYIGYSMLYFGLICILFAKNTRFDYLKSTLKKIRKKKAALSLLGFLFFSVAVSAQHQEHAISEQQVDSILAANSVDAKHAELFNTLVIQDAGGRMKPAHTFASQLVRKVTHEETFKGMSPSQVLLSIIENPRFWIEVPMIYLEKGNTEIREILGVPKDATHARLSDFLSNEGVYIIKTKVDYAQKKNVKNKFEKDLINIDKRVGLLYRAIGGQIFKIFPIPNDPNNKWVSQPETLHAGFKGTDSVFVRQVLPVYIQMLQKAKETKDYTQADKILTGIKKFQKKFGAKVIPSDTKIELEIAYNKFNIFSRLAKYLGLAGALLIFVVIAQIFSDKKVLNYLIKGLIAIIIGLFVFHTLGLGARWYISGNAPWSNAYESIIYVAWATMLFGLVFGRKSSLTIAATTFLTAVILAFAHQNWLDPEIANLQPVLNSYWLLIHVSIIVASYGPFSLAMILGIFSLFLMIFTTKKNHKKLDLAIKELTIINEMSITVGLIMLTVGNFLGGMWANESWGRYWGWDPKETWALISIMLYAFVLHMRLIPGLRSRFTFNLWSIITYASIMMTYFGVNFYLSGLHSYASGDKVITPTSVYYSVGFVAILGTFAWFKYKKYYKK, from the coding sequence ATGAAAAAAATCTTAAATATACTTTACTCTACTCGTTTAATGGCTGTCTTATTTTTCCTGTTTGCAGCATCAATGGGCGTAGCCACTTTTATAGAAAATGATTTCGGCACACAAACTTCTAAAGCATTAGTTTATAACACATGGTGGTTTGAAGCTATTATGGTGTTTTTTGTAATCAACTTTTTTGGAAATATTTTTAGGTATAGGTTGTACAAAAAAGAAAAATGGCCTGTTTTATTATTTCATTCTGCTTTCTTATTCATATTGATTGGCGCGGGAGTTACGCGTTATATTGGGTATGAAGGTTTAATGATTATTAAGGAAGGGGAAGTTACCAATAAATTTATTACAGAAAAAACCTATTTAAATGTTGTAATTGATGATAATAATCAACAAAAACCAACCATTCATCAACCGATTTTATTATCGACTTGGGGAAAAAATAATTGGGGTTTTTCTACAAAATTTAGAGGTCAAGAAGTAGATTTCAAACTAGTAGATTACATTCCGTGGGCAGAAAAAAAATTAATTGAAGATGAAAAAGGGGATGAATATTTATTCTTTGTAGAATCTAGCGAAGGCGCCAGACACGAACATTATATTAAAAAAGGAACTACACAAAACATTCATAATGTTTTAGTTGGATTTGATTCTAAAAATAATTCGACAATTAATTTTACAACTGTAGATGGAGAGCTAAAAATGACGTCTAAAGAAGACGGAAATTGGTTGCGAATGGCCGATCAAGCCGAAGGAAAAATCGTAAAAGATTCTACAGCAACTTTCAAATATTTATCATTACATCACATTTCTGGTTTGCAATTTGTAATTCCAAGACCCGCAGAAAAAGGAATTCTAAAAATGGTTAGCGGCCCAAAAGATGATAAAAAACACGACATTATTGTTATAGAAGTCACTACAAATAACAAAACAAAAAGAGTAGAATTATTAGGTGGACAGTACAACACGCAAAACTCTGAACAATTGAGTGTTGATAATTTAAATTTCAGAATGTTGTATGGTTCTAAAACCATAGAAACCCCATTTCACGTGAAATTAAGAGATTTTCAGTTAGAAAAATATCCTGGCTCAGAAAGTGCCGCTTCGTATGCAAGTGAAGTAACTGTAATTACAAAAGAAGAAACATTTGATTATAGAATATTTATGAATCATATTTTAGATTATAAAGGCTATAAATTATTTCAATCTAGTTATGATAATTCTAAAGAAGTTGAAGAAACACACTTATCTGTAAATCATGATTTTTGGGGAACTTTAATTACGTACATCGGTTATTCAATGTTGTATTTTGGGTTGATTTGCATTCTATTTGCAAAAAATACTCGATTTGATTATTTAAAAAGTACGTTGAAAAAAATTAGAAAGAAAAAAGCCGCTTTATCGCTTTTAGGATTTTTATTTTTCTCAGTTGCTGTTTCGGCACAACACCAAGAACATGCAATCTCAGAACAGCAAGTAGATTCCATTTTAGCTGCTAATTCTGTAGATGCAAAACATGCAGAATTATTTAATACGTTGGTTATACAAGATGCTGGTGGGCGAATGAAACCTGCACATACTTTTGCTTCTCAATTGGTTAGAAAAGTAACGCATGAAGAGACTTTCAAAGGAATGAGCCCTAGTCAAGTGTTATTGTCTATCATTGAAAATCCACGGTTTTGGATTGAAGTTCCAATGATTTATTTAGAAAAAGGAAATACAGAAATAAGAGAAATTTTAGGCGTTCCAAAAGATGCTACACATGCAAGATTGTCTGACTTTTTATCTAACGAAGGTGTGTATATCATAAAAACAAAAGTTGATTACGCTCAAAAGAAAAATGTAAAAAATAAGTTTGAAAAAGATTTAATAAACATTGACAAAAGAGTTGGTTTATTGTACCGGGCAATTGGCGGACAAATATTTAAAATTTTTCCAATTCCAAATGATCCAAATAACAAATGGGTTTCTCAACCAGAAACATTACACGCAGGTTTTAAAGGAACCGATTCTGTTTTTGTTCGTCAAGTTTTACCTGTTTATATTCAGATGCTGCAAAAAGCAAAAGAAACGAAAGATTACACACAGGCAGATAAAATATTAACTGGAATTAAAAAATTCCAAAAGAAATTTGGCGCAAAAGTAATTCCTTCTGACACTAAAATTGAGTTAGAAATTGCCTACAATAAATTCAACATTTTTAGTCGCTTGGCAAAATATTTAGGTTTGGCTGGAGCGCTGTTAATTTTTGTGGTAATTGCTCAAATTTTTTCTGATAAAAAAGTACTCAATTACTTAATCAAAGGATTGATTGCAATCATTATAGGATTGTTTGTTTTCCATACTTTAGGATTAGGTGCGCGTTGGTACATTAGCGGAAACGCTCCTTGGAGTAACGCCTACGAGTCCATCATTTATGTTGCTTGGGCCACCATGTTATTTGGTTTGGTTTTTGGAAGAAAATCTTCTTTAACAATTGCAGCAACAACTTTTTTAACAGCAGTTATTCTTGCATTTGCACATCAAAACTGGTTAGATCCAGAAATTGCAAACTTACAGCCTGTTTTAAATTCGTATTGGTTATTAATTCACGTATCTATTATTGTTGCTAGTTACGGACCATTTTCTTTGGCAATGATTTTAGGAATATTTTCTTTATTCTTAATGATTTTCACTACTAAAAAGAATCATAAAAAATTAGATTTAGCTATTAAAGAATTAACCATTATTAACGAAATGTCTATTACAGTTGGTTTAATTATGCTAACTGTTGGAAACTTTTTAGGCGGAATGTGGGCCAACGAAAGTTGGGGACGTTATTGGGGTTGGGATCCAAAAGAAACTTGGGCATTAATTAGCATTATGTTATATGCTTTTGTGTTGCACATGCGTTTAATTCCTGGTTTAAGAAGTAGATTTACTTTTAACTTATGGTCTATTATAACCTACGCTTCTATTATGATGACGTATTTTGGAGTGAATTTTTACTTATCTGGATTGCATTCGTATGCAAGTGGAGATAAAGTTATTACACCAACTTCGGTATATTACTCTGTTGGATTCGTAGCAATATTAGGAACTTTTGCTTGGTTTAAATATAAAAAATATTATAAAAAATAG
- a CDS encoding VIT1/CCC1 transporter family protein, giving the protein MTKKTKELDNYLDNHYIHRSNWLRAAVLGANDGILSTASIAIGVAAASHMREPIILATLAGLVAGALSMAAGEYVSVSSQTDVENADIEREKQELNEMPEIELERLAEIYEKRGLKKETALTVAKELTEHDALGAHIRDELGINEISQAKPMQAAFTSGAAFTVGGLLPFLVTLFLPLKSMEYSLYGFALFFLIILGALAAKTGGSSIGRAIIRITFWGTVAMGLTALVGYFFNVNIG; this is encoded by the coding sequence ATGACAAAAAAAACAAAAGAATTAGACAATTATTTAGATAACCATTACATCCACCGAAGTAATTGGTTAAGAGCTGCTGTTCTTGGAGCTAACGATGGAATCTTGTCGACAGCAAGTATTGCTATTGGAGTTGCAGCTGCAAGCCATATGCGAGAACCTATTATTTTAGCAACATTAGCTGGACTTGTCGCAGGGGCTTTATCAATGGCAGCTGGAGAATATGTCTCTGTTAGCTCACAAACTGATGTGGAGAATGCTGATATCGAACGTGAAAAGCAAGAACTAAATGAAATGCCTGAAATCGAATTAGAAAGATTAGCTGAAATTTATGAGAAAAGAGGCCTAAAAAAAGAGACTGCATTAACTGTTGCTAAAGAATTAACAGAACACGATGCGCTAGGAGCACACATTAGAGATGAATTAGGAATTAATGAAATTAGCCAAGCCAAGCCAATGCAAGCTGCATTTACTTCTGGTGCAGCATTTACAGTTGGCGGATTACTTCCTTTTTTAGTAACGCTTTTTTTACCATTAAAAAGTATGGAATATTCACTTTACGGATTTGCATTATTTTTTCTAATAATTTTAGGAGCATTAGCGGCCAAAACAGGTGGCTCGAGTATTGGAAGAGCTATAATCCGAATTACTTTCTGGGGAACTGTCGCAATGGGACTGACAGCTTTAGTTGGTTATTTCTTCAATGTAAATATCGGATAA
- a CDS encoding sodium:solute symporter — translation MQPLHIILLIVAYFSVLILISYITGKSATNQTFFKANNSSPWYLVAFGMIGASLSGVTFISVPGWVEDQSMSYMQMVLGYVVGYAIIGLVLLPLYYRLNLTSIYTYLEDRFGKYSYKTGATFFLISRTIGAAFRLFLVANVLQLLLFDAYGIPFWVTVSITILLIWLYTFKGGIKTIVWTDTLQTLFMLIAVGVCIYTISSEMQISNIFSYVADSDLSKTFFFDDPKAGNYFWKQFLAGAFVAIAMTGLDQDMMQKNLTCRNLKDAQKNMFWFTIVLVIVNFFFLALGILLTDYAQKNGINAHKDQLFPIIATKGTLGLATAIFFLLGLIAAAYSSADSALTSLTTSFSIDILEIDKKKEKSEQEKIRKKIHVLFSFVLIATILIFKYFIADASVIAKIFTFANYTYGPLLGLYAFGLFTKLNVKDKAVPFICLSSPILTFLINYLCITYLSFDFSFALLILNGLITFVGLWLFKRK, via the coding sequence ATGCAACCACTTCATATTATTTTATTAATCGTCGCTTATTTTAGTGTATTGATATTGATTTCTTACATCACAGGGAAATCAGCAACTAACCAAACATTTTTCAAAGCAAATAATTCATCGCCTTGGTATTTAGTGGCTTTTGGTATGATTGGCGCTTCATTATCTGGAGTCACATTTATTTCCGTTCCTGGTTGGGTAGAAGATCAAAGCATGAGTTATATGCAAATGGTTTTGGGGTATGTTGTTGGATATGCAATTATCGGCTTGGTGTTATTGCCCTTGTACTATAGATTGAATTTAACTTCTATTTACACGTATTTAGAAGACAGATTTGGAAAATATTCTTACAAAACTGGCGCAACGTTCTTTTTAATTTCTAGAACTATTGGCGCAGCTTTCCGTTTGTTTTTAGTGGCAAATGTATTGCAATTATTATTGTTTGATGCATACGGAATTCCGTTTTGGGTAACCGTTTCAATTACCATTTTATTAATTTGGTTGTACACTTTTAAAGGCGGAATTAAAACCATTGTTTGGACAGATACTTTGCAAACCTTATTTATGTTAATTGCAGTTGGAGTTTGTATTTACACCATTTCTAGCGAAATGCAAATTAGCAATATATTTAGTTATGTTGCGGATAGCGATTTGTCTAAAACCTTCTTTTTTGATGATCCAAAAGCAGGAAATTATTTCTGGAAACAATTTTTAGCCGGAGCTTTTGTTGCCATTGCAATGACAGGATTAGACCAAGATATGATGCAGAAAAACTTAACCTGTAGAAATTTAAAAGACGCTCAAAAAAACATGTTTTGGTTTACCATTGTGTTGGTAATTGTCAACTTTTTCTTTTTAGCATTGGGAATTTTACTAACAGATTATGCTCAGAAAAACGGAATAAACGCACACAAAGATCAATTATTTCCGATTATCGCTACCAAAGGAACGTTAGGTTTGGCAACTGCTATTTTCTTTTTATTAGGATTAATTGCCGCTGCATATTCTAGTGCAGATTCTGCATTAACTTCTTTAACTACTTCTTTTAGTATTGATATTTTAGAAATTGACAAGAAAAAAGAGAAAAGTGAACAAGAGAAAATTCGTAAGAAAATTCATGTGTTGTTTTCTTTTGTGTTGATAGCAACCATTCTTATTTTTAAATATTTTATTGCGGATGCAAGTGTTATTGCCAAGATATTTACGTTTGCAAATTATACGTACGGACCTTTATTAGGTTTGTATGCTTTTGGTTTATTTACCAAACTCAACGTAAAAGACAAAGCTGTTCCGTTTATATGTTTATCTTCTCCAATACTTACTTTTTTAATCAATTATTTGTGCATAACCTATTTAAGTTTTGATTTTAGTTTTGCTTTATTGATACTAAATGGATTGATTACCTTCGTTGGATTGTGGTTGTTTAAGAGGAAATAA
- the recR gene encoding recombination mediator RecR translates to MDFSSKLLENAVNEVSRLPGIGKRTALRLVLHLLKQPTEHTNYLSEALLHLRNDVKSCEKCHNISDTVLCEICNNPKRNSEIVCVVEDIRDVMAIESTSQFKGLYHVLGGKISPIEGIGPHNLQIESLVEKVGKGEIKELIFALSSTMEGDTTNFYIFKQIEKFEIITSTIARGISVGDELEYADEVTLGRSIVNRIPFEQSLSK, encoded by the coding sequence ATGGATTTTTCATCAAAATTGTTAGAAAATGCAGTGAACGAAGTTTCGCGTTTGCCGGGAATTGGGAAGCGAACTGCTTTGCGCTTGGTGTTACATTTGTTAAAACAACCAACAGAACATACCAATTATTTGTCAGAAGCTTTGTTGCATTTGCGCAACGATGTAAAGTCGTGCGAAAAATGTCATAATATTTCTGATACCGTTTTATGCGAAATCTGTAACAATCCGAAACGAAATTCAGAAATTGTGTGTGTTGTAGAAGATATTCGTGATGTAATGGCGATAGAAAGTACCTCGCAATTTAAAGGTTTGTATCATGTGTTGGGCGGAAAAATTTCTCCGATTGAAGGAATTGGTCCACACAATTTACAAATAGAATCTTTGGTGGAAAAAGTAGGGAAAGGAGAAATTAAAGAATTGATTTTTGCTCTGAGTTCTACCATGGAAGGCGATACAACCAACTTCTATATTTTTAAACAAATAGAAAAATTTGAAATAATAACTTCTACCATAGCACGCGGAATTTCTGTTGGAGACGAATTAGAATACGCAGATGAAGTTACGTTGGGAAGATCTATTGTAAATAGAATTCCGTTTGAACAAAGTCTTAGTAAGTAG